From a single Trachemys scripta elegans isolate TJP31775 chromosome 17, CAS_Tse_1.0, whole genome shotgun sequence genomic region:
- the EGFL7 gene encoding epidermal growth factor-like protein 7 isoform X4, translating to MTDFNRSAAGCALQRCRPEPLPMWSPTCSLSTSPTSQRARDTGSAVRTEPHTRLPIAWPTGDFPSPSIGAAPDGDGQTSMQSDAAKPFAGCLVKTVGAVQPQTDASAPQDGWGNPARQTWMNALARVTAAASIVSTRLGATAVPVGLGKGSPPMGNHARLRSHPLRQRPPPPSTDQKLQLLLAPFHNLMPSAADDVSTDPISQLFYSLRQLDRIESLSEQISFLEERLETYLRSRTADIPRTCRPTGSVMFMPQLIYFYANSQTISL from the exons ATGACTGATTTCAACAGATCAG CCGCAGGGTGTGCTCTGCAGAGATGCAGACCGGAGCCGCTTCCTATGTGGAGTCCCACGTGCAGCCTGTCTACCAGCCCTACCTCACAACGTGCCAGGGACACCGGCTCTGCAGTACGTACAG AACCACATACAAGGTTGCCTATCGCCTGGCCTACAGGAGATTTTCCCAGCCCATCTATAGGTGCTGCCCCGGATGGAGACGGGCAAACGTCCATGCAGTCGGATGCAGCAAAG CCATTTGCAGGTTGCCTTGTCAAAACGGTGGGAGCTGTTCAGCCCCAGACAGATGCATCTGCCCCCCAGGATGGATGGGGAAATCCTGCCAGACAG ACGTGGATGAATGCACTGGCCCGAGTCACGGCTGCAGCCAGCATTGTGTCAACACGCCTGGGAGCTACGGCTGTGCCTGTCGGGCTGGGCAAAGGCTCTCCGCCGATGGGAAATCATGCCAGGCTTCGGAGCCACCCACTGAGACAGAGGCCTCCCCCGCCCTCAACCGATCAG aaaCTCCAGTTACTGTTGGCTCCATTCCATAACCTCATGCCATCGGCAGCAGATGACGTCAGCACAGACCCCATCAGCCAGCTGTTCTACTCCCTGCGGCAGCTGGATAGAATCGAGTCCCTGAGTGAGCAGATCTCCTTCCTGGAGGAGCGACTGGAGACAT ATCTAAGAAGTAGAACGGCAGACATACCACGCACGTGCAGACCAACTGGATCGGTTATGTTTATGCCACAGTTAATCTACTTCTACGCCAACTCCCAAACCATCAGCTTGTAA
- the EGFL7 gene encoding epidermal growth factor-like protein 7 isoform X5 gives MWSPTCSLSTSPTSQRARDTGSAVRTEPHTRLPIAWPTGDFPSPSIGAAPDGDGQTSMQSDAAKPFAGCLVKTVGAVQPQTDASAPQDGWGNPARQTWMNALARVTAAASIVSTRLGATAVPVGLGKGSPPMGNHARLRSHPLRQRPPPPSTDQKLQLLLAPFHNLMPSAADDVSTDPISQLFYSLRQLDRIESLSEQISFLEERLETYLRSRTADIPRTCRPTGSVMFMPQLIYFYANSQTISL, from the exons ATGTGGAGTCCCACGTGCAGCCTGTCTACCAGCCCTACCTCACAACGTGCCAGGGACACCGGCTCTGCAGTACGTACAG AACCACATACAAGGTTGCCTATCGCCTGGCCTACAGGAGATTTTCCCAGCCCATCTATAGGTGCTGCCCCGGATGGAGACGGGCAAACGTCCATGCAGTCGGATGCAGCAAAG CCATTTGCAGGTTGCCTTGTCAAAACGGTGGGAGCTGTTCAGCCCCAGACAGATGCATCTGCCCCCCAGGATGGATGGGGAAATCCTGCCAGACAG ACGTGGATGAATGCACTGGCCCGAGTCACGGCTGCAGCCAGCATTGTGTCAACACGCCTGGGAGCTACGGCTGTGCCTGTCGGGCTGGGCAAAGGCTCTCCGCCGATGGGAAATCATGCCAGGCTTCGGAGCCACCCACTGAGACAGAGGCCTCCCCCGCCCTCAACCGATCAG aaaCTCCAGTTACTGTTGGCTCCATTCCATAACCTCATGCCATCGGCAGCAGATGACGTCAGCACAGACCCCATCAGCCAGCTGTTCTACTCCCTGCGGCAGCTGGATAGAATCGAGTCCCTGAGTGAGCAGATCTCCTTCCTGGAGGAGCGACTGGAGACAT ATCTAAGAAGTAGAACGGCAGACATACCACGCACGTGCAGACCAACTGGATCGGTTATGTTTATGCCACAGTTAATCTACTTCTACGCCAACTCCCAAACCATCAGCTTGTAA
- the EGFL7 gene encoding epidermal growth factor-like protein 7 isoform X1: protein MQRISCLLTGFVLILGVTSTERFARSGRRVCSAEMQTGAASYVESHVQPVYQPYLTTCQGHRLCSTYRTTYKVAYRLAYRRFSQPIYRCCPGWRRANVHAVGCSKAICRLPCQNGGSCSAPDRCICPPGWMGKSCQTDVDECTGPSHGCSQHCVNTPGSYGCACRAGQRLSADGKSCQASEPPTETEASPALNRSGASNEMKEEMQALRSRVEVLEQKLQLLLAPFHNLMPSAADDVSTDPISQLFYSLRQLDRIESLSEQISFLEERLETYLRSRTADIPRTCRPTGSVMFMPQLIYFYANSQTISL, encoded by the exons ATGCAGAGAATCAGCTGCCTCCTCACGGGATTTGTCTTAATCCTTGGTGTGACCAGCACTGAGCGTTTTGCCCGGTCAGG CCGCAGGGTGTGCTCTGCAGAGATGCAGACCGGAGCCGCTTCCTATGTGGAGTCCCACGTGCAGCCTGTCTACCAGCCCTACCTCACAACGTGCCAGGGACACCGGCTCTGCAGTACGTACAG AACCACATACAAGGTTGCCTATCGCCTGGCCTACAGGAGATTTTCCCAGCCCATCTATAGGTGCTGCCCCGGATGGAGACGGGCAAACGTCCATGCAGTCGGATGCAGCAAAG CCATTTGCAGGTTGCCTTGTCAAAACGGTGGGAGCTGTTCAGCCCCAGACAGATGCATCTGCCCCCCAGGATGGATGGGGAAATCCTGCCAGACAG ACGTGGATGAATGCACTGGCCCGAGTCACGGCTGCAGCCAGCATTGTGTCAACACGCCTGGGAGCTACGGCTGTGCCTGTCGGGCTGGGCAAAGGCTCTCCGCCGATGGGAAATCATGCCAGGCTTCGGAGCCACCCACTGAGACAGAGGCCTCCCCCGCCCTCAACCGATCAG GCGCCTCCAATGAAATGAAGGAAGAAATGCAAGCCCTCCGGAGCCGGGTGGAAGTGCTGGAGCAG aaaCTCCAGTTACTGTTGGCTCCATTCCATAACCTCATGCCATCGGCAGCAGATGACGTCAGCACAGACCCCATCAGCCAGCTGTTCTACTCCCTGCGGCAGCTGGATAGAATCGAGTCCCTGAGTGAGCAGATCTCCTTCCTGGAGGAGCGACTGGAGACAT ATCTAAGAAGTAGAACGGCAGACATACCACGCACGTGCAGACCAACTGGATCGGTTATGTTTATGCCACAGTTAATCTACTTCTACGCCAACTCCCAAACCATCAGCTTGTAA
- the EGFL7 gene encoding epidermal growth factor-like protein 7 isoform X3: MQTGAASYVESHVQPVYQPYLTTCQGHRLCSTYRTTYKVAYRLAYRRFSQPIYRCCPGWRRANVHAVGCSKAICRLPCQNGGSCSAPDRCICPPGWMGKSCQTDVDECTGPSHGCSQHCVNTPGSYGCACRAGQRLSADGKSCQASEPPTETEASPALNRSGASNEMKEEMQALRSRVEVLEQKLQLLLAPFHNLMPSAADDVSTDPISQLFYSLRQLDRIESLSEQISFLEERLETYLRSRTADIPRTCRPTGSVMFMPQLIYFYANSQTISL, encoded by the exons ATGCAGACCGGAGCCGCTTCCTATGTGGAGTCCCACGTGCAGCCTGTCTACCAGCCCTACCTCACAACGTGCCAGGGACACCGGCTCTGCAGTACGTACAG AACCACATACAAGGTTGCCTATCGCCTGGCCTACAGGAGATTTTCCCAGCCCATCTATAGGTGCTGCCCCGGATGGAGACGGGCAAACGTCCATGCAGTCGGATGCAGCAAAG CCATTTGCAGGTTGCCTTGTCAAAACGGTGGGAGCTGTTCAGCCCCAGACAGATGCATCTGCCCCCCAGGATGGATGGGGAAATCCTGCCAGACAG ACGTGGATGAATGCACTGGCCCGAGTCACGGCTGCAGCCAGCATTGTGTCAACACGCCTGGGAGCTACGGCTGTGCCTGTCGGGCTGGGCAAAGGCTCTCCGCCGATGGGAAATCATGCCAGGCTTCGGAGCCACCCACTGAGACAGAGGCCTCCCCCGCCCTCAACCGATCAG GCGCCTCCAATGAAATGAAGGAAGAAATGCAAGCCCTCCGGAGCCGGGTGGAAGTGCTGGAGCAG aaaCTCCAGTTACTGTTGGCTCCATTCCATAACCTCATGCCATCGGCAGCAGATGACGTCAGCACAGACCCCATCAGCCAGCTGTTCTACTCCCTGCGGCAGCTGGATAGAATCGAGTCCCTGAGTGAGCAGATCTCCTTCCTGGAGGAGCGACTGGAGACAT ATCTAAGAAGTAGAACGGCAGACATACCACGCACGTGCAGACCAACTGGATCGGTTATGTTTATGCCACAGTTAATCTACTTCTACGCCAACTCCCAAACCATCAGCTTGTAA
- the EGFL7 gene encoding epidermal growth factor-like protein 7 isoform X2 — translation MQRISCLLTGFVLILGVTSTERFARSGRRVCSAEMQTGAASYVESHVQPVYQPYLTTCQGHRLCSTYRTTYKVAYRLAYRRFSQPIYRCCPGWRRANVHAVGCSKAICRLPCQNGGSCSAPDRCICPPGWMGKSCQTDVDECTGPSHGCSQHCVNTPGSYGCACRAGQRLSADGKSCQASEPPTETEASPALNRSGASNEMKEEMQALRSRVEVLEQKLQLLLAPFHNLMPSAADDVSTDPISQLFYSLRQLDRIESLSEQISFLEERLETCSCKNER, via the exons ATGCAGAGAATCAGCTGCCTCCTCACGGGATTTGTCTTAATCCTTGGTGTGACCAGCACTGAGCGTTTTGCCCGGTCAGG CCGCAGGGTGTGCTCTGCAGAGATGCAGACCGGAGCCGCTTCCTATGTGGAGTCCCACGTGCAGCCTGTCTACCAGCCCTACCTCACAACGTGCCAGGGACACCGGCTCTGCAGTACGTACAG AACCACATACAAGGTTGCCTATCGCCTGGCCTACAGGAGATTTTCCCAGCCCATCTATAGGTGCTGCCCCGGATGGAGACGGGCAAACGTCCATGCAGTCGGATGCAGCAAAG CCATTTGCAGGTTGCCTTGTCAAAACGGTGGGAGCTGTTCAGCCCCAGACAGATGCATCTGCCCCCCAGGATGGATGGGGAAATCCTGCCAGACAG ACGTGGATGAATGCACTGGCCCGAGTCACGGCTGCAGCCAGCATTGTGTCAACACGCCTGGGAGCTACGGCTGTGCCTGTCGGGCTGGGCAAAGGCTCTCCGCCGATGGGAAATCATGCCAGGCTTCGGAGCCACCCACTGAGACAGAGGCCTCCCCCGCCCTCAACCGATCAG GCGCCTCCAATGAAATGAAGGAAGAAATGCAAGCCCTCCGGAGCCGGGTGGAAGTGCTGGAGCAG aaaCTCCAGTTACTGTTGGCTCCATTCCATAACCTCATGCCATCGGCAGCAGATGACGTCAGCACAGACCCCATCAGCCAGCTGTTCTACTCCCTGCGGCAGCTGGATAGAATCGAGTCCCTGAGTGAGCAGATCTCCTTCCTGGAGGAGCGACTGGAGACAT